Below is a genomic region from Miscanthus floridulus cultivar M001 chromosome 1, ASM1932011v1, whole genome shotgun sequence.
TTTGCTACGCTCAAGTACTCCACTCGTCTCCTGCAGTAGGTTGTAGGTAGATTGCAGAGGGTAGGATAGATTTTCTTGAGCTGATGAGCGTTGGGTGAGAAAGTCTGGACATCTGGCAGCTAAGCATGTGCTCCTAGGTTTTAGGTGGCTTCATCATCGAGAGGGTTGCCAAGTGAAGCAACGCTGCCAATTGTCTTCGAACACTCGACCTTCCTCTTGAACGTTGAAAAGTTCGATAGAAAATGTTGGGGGAGTTAGAAAATATCTTTTCCTTTGGTAGGACAAGCAATCTTCCGTTTCACGTAGGCGGCTCCTGGTTTACTGACATCATTTTTACGTCCACAACAAATATTTATACCGCTTCAACTGTTTTCATTCTTATAAGTCGGAACATTACAAATGTGAAAAAaatggtactccctccgttccaaattataagtcggaACATTACAATTTTTTGGTACATCGAATTTGCTAGTTTACGTACATAGCAAATTCAATGTATCAAAAATATCAAAACAACTTATgatttggaatggatggagtattAATAATTGTAAAAAAAATGACCAAGGAGCTGGGAGTGAGATAAATGGAGTGTAAGGGAGAATCGAGCACGTATGTAATAAAAATGATTCTACAAATAGAAAAATATTCCATGCGTAAAAGGAATTTTAAAAACTTCAAGATAAAGAGGCACTTTGTTCTACTCccctttccaaattataagtcattctagagACACATAGCTTTTTTACATATATAGACATGACCTACATCTAGGTGCATAGTAAAATCAATATACTTACAAAAGTTAGAAcgatttataatttgaaacggaggagcACCGTCAAAGTGGAACGGAAAAGGTGTAGTGTACAGGAaacaagaagagagagagagagagagagagagagagagagagagagagagagagagagagagagagaggacattTTAGGTTTAGAAACAAGAATTAAGAAATGATGAAAATGTGTAGTGTACAGAAAACAAGGAGAGGTatagagagaaataaagatagagATGTACTATTGTGAAAAGAAAATTTTGTATTGAGAAAAGAGAAATGTGCATTGAGAAATGAGACTATGAGAATGACAActattttggaataaaatttgaATGCTAAGGTCAAGTAGTTTGAGACGGAGAGTATGCAGTGGCGTTCGATATGTCTCCCTGAGGCCCTTTGATGATTCATTTCCCAAACACGAAACATTTGTCAGCAACAGATTTTTGCTTTCGGACTGAGAACTTGGAGATGCAAAAACGTGTTAGACCCCTCAAACGTCTTATTGTCAATGGTTTTTAATGGTTGTGCAAATGGAAATGTGAGATACTGAATGCTGAGGTGCCCCCGTGCCATGTCCTGGTCATCAGCTTCATGCCAGGGGAAAAACACATGGGTTTTTATTTGGTCCAATAAATGAGATGTTTAATAGGTAATGTTTGCAACAAATTGGTGCTGTTAATCACCTAATAGTGCATCGATAATGATCTGATGAGGGTGTCCGTCTGTCGGGACGTGCCTCCCTGGGCCTACGAATCAGCCCAGTCTGCTTCCCCTCACGGTCCATCTAAAAAACGGAACATACACATTTCTCTTTCTCCTCGCCCAATCACTCGTTGCGTAGTTCTTCTCATCGCCATAGTCGCGATGCCGGCATCGACCGCTGAGTCGACGCTCCCAACATCCTTCCTCTGCGTCCCGTCCCTGCTCCTCTCCACGTCGCTCCCTGGCGCCACACTCTCGCCTCCCCTGCGCCCTCCTCCCACGATGCCTCCTTCCTCCCGTGCCAACGCAGTGGGCCTGAGCGCTCTTCGTCGCCTTCTCTGTCCTGGACCCCACTTCTTCCACCGCGATGTCATGGCTCCATCCTCCTCCACCGCGACCTAGCGTCGGATCCCGCTGTGTCGTGCTCCacccgcccgcccgcctgccaGGGTTTGCtgaaaagcgcatgttgcaagtgtatgttttatatgtttcaatgtttcagaggtatgttgcaagcatttcatatagatgttgcaaaagtagatcaggatgttgcatatgttgcaatggctatacgtgtatgttgcaagcgtctgttccaaatgtttcatctgttttttcagacgtatgttgcaagtgtgtttatcggGATGTTGAATATGTTTCACACAAATATtgaatgttttatctggatgttgcatatgtttttaatGGCTTTTCAAGTGTTCTCAGTTTTTTTGCAAGAGTTTTaaaagtatgtttcaagtgtttcatctgtcttcagacgtatgttgtaaatatttcatctagatatttcaaaagtaaattgaatgttgcacatgttgcaatggcgtcGGTGGCTGGCGAACAGCGACATGCCGCGGAGCTTCGGCTCCTTCCTCGTGCGGCGCGCCTCGGCCtctcctctcccttccctctcttcccttcccttcccttcctccATCTCAACGCGACAGTTCGAGCTCGGCGACTGCGATGACGAGGATGTCCGACGAGCACGATGGGCGCGGATGTGGTGGTACGACGAGCACGCGGAGGTGGCCCCCCGGGTGGGGCGACGGCGGGCACAATGCGGGCGTCCATGCGGACGTACGGGCGCTAGTCCCGCCGATAATGAATTGTTCCAGCTCTTTGCACTgggccgatgcatgcatagttACACACAGCAAGGGCGAAGACAGAGCACAGAGAAGCCGTACCGTACCTCTACTGTACAAAGACAGTAACTACAGTAAACCGCCTAACAagatcaaattcccatgggcacAATTCCTCACCACTGTACTGCATGTACATACACGCGAAATCAAAATTACGTGAAAAAGAAAGACTAGATGAAATATTATATCCATGTTCCTCTCGAATCTTGTCGCTTCGCCCAAAGTGTTCTTGCAAGAACCCATTCTTGCATGCGGTGTTCAGCATTCGGTTCTCGCGGTCAGCAAGGACTTCTTGCAGTGGAGGATGGCGTCGTGCACGGCGACGTCGGCGTTGCCGTGGCACCAGTACTCCGCGGCGCCAGACGAGGCGCTGGACGTCGATCGGCGCGCTGGGGTCGTGGGCGCCACCGCCCTGGAGCGTGGCGCGGAGAACACCCGCCCTGGCACTGGAACTGGCAGCCGCAGCGCCCTCGCCTTGCGGCACAGGGGCACGAGGAAGCGCAGGTACCTGAGCAGAATCCTCCGCGTCGCCAGCAGCGGCTTGttggcgccgcctgcgcctgggcgcGGCGACCGCGAGGAGCTGCTGATCACGGATGCCGGCGTGCTGTGCGCCGTGTGGAacgccgccggcgacgagcacgccGACGCGTCGGCGTACGAGCCGCTAACGTCACGGGCGCCGCCCTCGCAGGGAAGGTGAAGGAGGCTGTCGTCGGAGAAGATCACGAGGCCCGCGCTGGCCAGCAGCGGGAAGGAGCACGCCGCCCCAGCGCGCGGCTGCAGGCCGAAGTGAAACCCGCCTTCCTCCGACGTCGTCCACCGCATCGAGAACAGCTCCTCGGGGTCCATGTCAATGAAGGACGCGGTGGAGATGCTAAAAGATTCGCCTAGGGCGGCGGCATCGACGTCCAGGCGCTCGAACGACCGTGGCCTGCACCTGGGCCATCCGCCGCGGGAGAAGCTGTCGCTGCGAGACGGCGAGGCCTccatggagagagagagaaagagcaagcgcacggcacggcacggcaaggCGAGCGAGAGAAGCTCTGGTTCGTGCGTGTAGCTAGGCGTGTGAGCCGAGACGAGTCGAGGCGAGGCGAGCGGCGAGTGAGTGGGGCGACGAAGATGATATAGGGGCAGGCGGGTCGCCGATCGGTGTGGGGGCGCGCGAGCTGGTGAGTGAGAACAAACAAGTAGACGTCTGGTGGGGACAAGGCGTTTGGTGCCGTGTCCATGCTGTCTCCCGCGCCCCCTTGCTCTTCCAAACAGTGCGCTTTCACGGTCCCAAACCGTAGGTACATTCTGGCCTTGTGATTTCCTCAGCATTCCAACGATTTCATCCATTTTTCATGTAAAAATTCGGCAAAAACTTGTGCATTCGATGCCAGGCCGACGACATGCGGAGATGCACTCAGTTCAGACTGAAGCTTGACGGGCTAAATCTGGTCCAAAACAAGATCTGGGCTCCCGTAAAAGTTGCCAGTGAAAGATGAGTGAATACCCGAGACATGCATGGTTGGTATGTTGGTGTCGTGCTGGAGCTGGACCAGAGCGCCAGACAAATGACAAAACTGTGTACTACACTACTACTAATGAGCAGTGCTCTTCCAAAGCCGTCAGAGACAAGGTCATCAATGTTGGCAGCAATAATACGGGATTAGTCGGGTGGGTGAGATAATCCTGACAAAACACCGGGGCAGCATTTCAGCAGGCAGCATCCAACCCATGCATGCCAGTGCCAGGT
It encodes:
- the LOC136493095 gene encoding probable membrane-associated kinase regulator 6, whose translation is MEASPSRSDSFSRGGWPRCRPRSFERLDVDAAALGESFSISTASFIDMDPEELFSMRWTTSEEGGFHFGLQPRAGAACSFPLLASAGLVIFSDDSLLHLPCEGGARDVSGSYADASACSSPAAFHTAHSTPASVISSSSRSPRPGAGGANKPLLATRRILLRYLRFLVPLCRKARALRLPVPVPGRVFSAPRSRAVAPTTPARRSTSSASSGAAEYWCHGNADVAVHDAILHCKKSLLTARTEC